A genome region from Trichoderma asperellum chromosome 7, complete sequence includes the following:
- a CDS encoding uncharacterized protein (EggNog:ENOG41), whose protein sequence is MEPADRNSRWDEIHEELNSRRLNGADHMRALDEMIPDIEELRAFCEYQHNIFLQENCPHLANPSGILTPARFIEIADSINFLNPTERKELLPGLKWDVRPWIPLGYENTTLYRLLPSLYSLEPQKAGYPDTDLEVMEAAFLGVNTTVQPREPSLPLNRRALNLSEQSTKSAESDDAEAPGFVFHELGELQCLECETAEEMPTTLEEGDDRDEDWEQTGFSVVARLNVSGHINGVYVIYNMKPHDEYTRKREQITHSNWGIPPSSPGEQFSCARIGNNMRDFDFKNKLIWNDQIQHPVELVWVVKSPMGGVRRVTVDSNYQMHM, encoded by the coding sequence ATGGAGCCCGCAGACCGCAATTCTCGTTGGGACGAGATTCATGAAGAGTTGAATAGTCGCCGCCTTAACGGTGCAGACCACATGAGAGCTCTCGACGAGATGATCCCAGATATAGAAGAGCTGCGAGCATTCTGCGAATACCAACACAACATTTTTCTGCAAGAGAATTGTCCGCATTTAGCCAATCCTTCTGGTATCTTAACGCCGGCTCGATTTATTGAAATCGCAGATTCAATCAACTTTCTGAATCCGACGGAACGCAAAGAACTCCTGCCTGGACTGAAGTGGGATGTTCGGCCCTGGATACCCCTTGGCTATGAGAATACGACTCTATACCGCTTGCTTCCCTCTTTATACAGCTTAGAACCACAGAAAGCTGGATATCCTGACACAGATCTTGAAGTCATGGAGGCTGCATTTCTCGGCGTGAATACCACAGTGCAGCCCCGTGAGCCATCTCTGCCGCTTAACCGCCGCGCCCTTAATTTATCAGAGCAGTCTACCAAGTCAGCAGAGTCAGATGACGCAGAGGCCCCGGGATTTGTTTTCCACGAGCTCGGCGAGCTGCAGTGTTTAGAATGCGAGACTGCTGAGGAGATGCCGACAACATTGGAGGAAGGCGACGATCGTGACGAAGACTGGGAACAGACTGGCTTTTCTGTTGTAGCCCGACTTAATGTTTCTGGACATATCAACGGGGTTTATGTCATATATAACATGAAACCACACGATGAATACACTCGCAAGCGGGAGCAAATTACACACAGCAATTGGGGTATCCCGCCCAGCTCACCTGGAGAGCAATTCTCATGCGCACGGATTGGCAACAATATGCGAGACTTCGATTTTAAGAACAAGCTGATATGGAATGACCAAATCCAGCATCCGGTCGAGTTAGTGTGGGTAGTGAAATCGCCAATGGGAGGTGTGAGGCGTGTAACGGTGGACAGTAATTACCAGATGCACATGTAG
- a CDS encoding uncharacterized protein (TransMembrane:1 (i74-91o)) yields the protein MHTYRPTQGHHPREKGPSFSPTFCRSHSRFCCSCPGTHLLLTSLALPGITNPPGRRPNTSQFPVISSHRSSRQVLLLALLLLILPSPARAAKLKTVQKSTVDSAPKYRQAQLPTN from the coding sequence ATGCATACATATCGACCGACCCAAGGCCATCACCCCCGCGAAAAGGGACCCTCCTTTTCCCCTACATTCTGTCGCTCTCACTCtcgcttttgctgctcttgtCCCGGCACTCACTTGCTGCTCACCTCTCTCGCTCTGCCCGGAATCACGAACCCCCCCGGTCGCCGTCCCAACACATCTCAGTTTCCtgtcatctcatctcatcgcTCATCTCGACAAGTACTGCTACTCGCGCTACTGCTGCTCATCTTGCCATCCCCTGCTCGCGCTGCCAAGCTTAAAACCGTCCAGAAAAGTACAGTGGACTCTGCTCCCAAATACAGACAGGCCCAACTGCCTACTAATTAG
- a CDS encoding uncharacterized protein (EggNog:ENOG41) encodes MQNLSLPVRSTPSRRNQESRSYFTSYTPPSSTEAINGPVREPVREQPPMTDRLIVGVDFGTTFSGVAAVYTSTPDDVEIIKTWLGGNGITSDKVPTEIAYSFPANDTTGAEPTVKWGFQFKPDESRLRCIKLFLDRSQKLPFYVSPLDTAAQLKKFNKNVVDAVSDYLTQIYRHTMDTLTRRYGESFMASTKVEFVLTCPAVWSDAAKNTTLQAAERAGMGSRSEIQMISEPEAAAVYTLKAIQPNHLSIGDNFIVCDAGGGTVDLIAYKIISLKPLRVEESAVGTGGLCGSAFLNYRFEEHVRTRLGQARFDEMKTKKGKTWQMGLRYFEEFVKRNFNEDEHQEINVPFPGLPDDEEAGLDSGFMVMSAEQIKDIFEPVIKEVCDLVQGQVDGLRAKGGIVSGIVLVGGFGQSNYLYRRLKSHFSSAAPPPYSERPTHATANSSQDSGSIEVMQPVYAWTAVVRGAVLRGLEGNMVISRKSRMHYGTSFATVYDEEKHSVSERYWSPLWERWMVSDRMQWHIAKGESLSPLSPIAFHYTRNFRPGQSLIVTDDLIACDADDPPAAYTRDLVNVCTLTTDLNAVPRSLFTRLTTTRGVEFDNLDFTLEMIVDSAGLGFELKVDGVRYGRVEAEFH; translated from the exons ATGCAGAACCTCAGTTTGCCGGTGCGGTCGACGCCGAGTCGGCGGAATCAGGAGAGCAGAAGCTATTTCACCAGCTACACGCCGCCGAGCTCTACCGAGGCGATTAATGGACCGGTGAGGGAGCCGGTGAGGGAGCAGCCGCCGATGACGGATCGGTTGATTGTGGGAGTGGACTTTGGCACGACGTTTTCAGG TGTCGCTGCGGTATATACATCAACGCCGGATGACGTCGAAATCATCAAGACGTGGCTAGGCGGCAATGGAATCACCTCGGACAAAGTTCCCACGGAGATTGCATACAGCTTCCCTGCCAACGACACAACAGGCGCTGAGCCCACTGTAAAATGGGGTTTCCAGTTCAAGCCAGACGAGTCCAGGCTGCGGTGTATCAAGCTGTTCCTTGATCGCTCTCAAAAGCTCCCCTTTTACGTCAGCCCACTAGACACGGCGGCACAACTTAAGAAGTTCAACAAGAATGTCGTGGATGCTGTCAGCGACTACCTTACTCAGATTTACCGGCACACCATGGATACCCTGACGCGGCGTTATGGAGAGTCCTTTATGGCATCGACAAAGGTCGAGTTTGTGCTGACTTGTCCGGCGGTTTGGAGCGATGCGGCCAAGAACACGACGCTGCAGGCGGCTGAGCGGGCGGGCATGGGCAGCCGGTCTGAGATTCAGATGATCAGTGAGCCTGAAGCGGCGGCTGTTTATACGCTCAAGGCGATTCAGCCTAATCACTTGAGCATTGGTGATAATTTCATCGTGTGCGACGCGGGCGGTGGGACGGTAGA CTTGATTGCGTACAAAATTATATCCCTGAAACCCTTGAGAGTCGAGGAATCTGCTGTGGGAACAGGAGGGCTCTGTGGAAGTGCCTTTTTGAATTACAGATTTGAGGAGCATGTCCGGACAAGGCTGGGGCAGGCCCGGTTCGacgagatgaagacgaaaaaGGGCAAGACATGGCAGATGGGCTTGCGGTACTTTGAAGAGTTTGTCAAGCGCAATTTCAACGAGGATGAGCATCAGGAGATTAATGTTCC TTTCCCTGGCCTTCCGGATGATGAGGAAGCGGGGCTTGACTCAGGATTCATGGTCATGAGCGCCGAGCAGATCAAGGACATTTTCGAGCCCGTCATCAAAGAGGTGTGCGATCTAGTTCAAGGTCAAGTGGACGGCCTCCGTGCCAAGGGAGGCATCGTATCTGGCATTGTATTAGTGGGTGGATTTGGCCAGAGCAACTATCTCTACCGACGGCTCAAGTCACATTTCTCCAGCGCCGCGCCGCCTCCGTACAGCGAGCGGCCAACGCATGCGACTGCAAACTCTTCGCAGGACAGTGGATCCATCGAGGTGATGCAGCCGGTGTATGCCTGGACGGCAGTTGTGCGCGGAGCAGTGCTGAGGGGTCTGGAGGGCAACATGGTCATTTCTAGAAAATCTAGGATGCACTACGGAACATCATTTGCAACGGTATATGATGAGGAGAAGCACTCGGTGAGCGAGCGATATTGGTCACCACTGTGGGAGCGCTGGATGGTGTCAGACCGGATGCAGTGGCACATTGCCAAG GGTGAATCGCTCTCTCCTCTATCTCCCATTGCGTTCCATTATACTCGCAACTTTCGTCCCGGCCAGTCGCTCATCGTGACGGATGACCTGATTGCGTGCGACGCCGACGACCCCCCTGCAGCATACACGAGGGATCTGGTCAATGTATGCACATTGACAACGGATCTAAACGCGGTGCCGAGGAGCTTGTTTACAAGGTTAACCACGACTAGAGGCGTGGAATTCGACAACCTTGACTTTACGTTGGAGATGATTGTGGATAGTGCGGGGCTGGGATTTGAGCTCAAGGTGGATGGCGTGAGGTATGGGCGAGTGGAAGCCGAGTTTCATTAA
- a CDS encoding uncharacterized protein (BUSCO:EOG092D1884), whose translation MATVEMTLRQQPHGTMALEDRFEVIKEIGDGSFGSVVLARTRTAGAAVARRGTLVAIKSMKKTFESLSPCLELREVVFLRTLPPHPHLVPALDIFLDPFTKKLHIAMEYMEGNLYQLMKARDHKYLDNASVKSILFQIMQGLEHIHSHNFFHRDIKPENILVSTSAHQDTSNSFRRYSALVTPPSTPPTYTVKLADFGLARETHSKLPYTTYVSTRWYRAPEVLLRAGEYSAPVDIWAVGAMAVEIATLKPLFPGGNEVDQVWRVCEIMGSPGNWYNKAGARVGGGEWREGTRLASKLGFSFPKMAPHAMDTILQSPQWPPALSHFVTWCLMWDPKNRPTSTQSLNHEYFADATDPSRPKSSASKILGRKQSDLSRASKEGLAPSNSVSKPSWFRKSLIGRSDIPETVVVAPVQPSPVQTSSTVDTANAKQVTKSKRTTWANGLSSAAPMPILPSIKPISPLSDAVTARANSNTESQDKSKKLGRQLSVNSSTNNYTELHRAQAERALNGQTGLASPPSAHKESFFSHLRKRARRFSGRHQTPVSPAYDDMEAQVGCSPWNSNRSSMLVDQQVSVVPKAEGGYESLDKALHDVQGAEPRAPVPPSHQLAAAGKLKRHHSLPYQQPRSVDNLIGAARNGPISSRTRRAQAVHDVQQYETPAEEDELLDEALTATQRAMKRLENNTKPLRQSASNLGLSSSQPYPSPSPSANSNQLLYADGAEAMAPKPLDLSKKTSNQYKWPTPPYEGGEWSATASASIWAAGNRI comes from the exons ATGGCCACCGTGGAAATGACGCTGCGGCAACAGCCTCACGGCACCATGGCGCTCGAAGACCGCTTCGAGGTCATCAAGGAGATTGGAGACGGAAGTTTTGGCAGCGTCGTTCTCGCTCGAACCCGAACGGCAGGCGCAGCTGTTGCCCGCCGAGGCACTCTT GTCGCAATCAAGTCCATGAAGAAGACGTTTGAGTCTCTGTCGCCATGTCTTGAGCTTCGAGAAGTCGTCTTTCTCCGAACCCTTCCTCCTCATCCCCATCTCGTTCCCGCCCTCGACATCTTCCTAGATCCCTTTACGAAAAAGCTACACATTGCCATGGAGTACATGGAGGGCAATCTGTACCAGCTGATGAAGGCCAGAGACCACAAATATCTCGACAATGCAAGTGTCAAGAGCATCTTGTTCCAGATTATGCAGGGTCTCGAGCACATCCACTCCCACAACTTCTTCCACCGCGACATCAAGCCCGAGAACATTCTCGTTTCCACGTCAGCTCACCAGGACACCTCAAATTCATTCCGAAGATACTCTGCCCTGGTTACGCCACCCTCGACTCCTCCTACTTACACCGTCAAGTTGGCTGATTTCGGTCTCGCTCGTGAGACTCACTCCAAGCTCCCGTACACTACCTACGTTTCCACGAGATGGTACCGAGCGCCCGAGGTTCTGCTGCGCGCCGGCGAGTATTCGGCGCCCGTCGATATCTGGGCCGTCGGCGCCATGGCCGTGGAGATTGCTACGCTGAAGCCGCTGTTCCCTGGTGGAAACGAGGTTGACCAGGTGTGGAGGGTTTGCGAAATCATGGGCAGCCCTGGAAACTGGTACAACAAGGCCGGTGCCCGCGTGGGAGGAGGTGAATGGCGCGAAGGTACTAGACTGGCCTCTAAGCTgggcttctcttttcccaagATGGCGCCTCACGCAATGGATACCATCCTGCAGTCTCCTCAGTGGCCGCCTGCGCTGAGCCACTTTGTTACCTGGTGCTTGATGTGGGATCCCAAGAACCGTCCTACGTCTACGCAGTCTTTGAACCACGAGTACTTCGCCGACGCTACGGATCCGTCAAGGCCCAAGTCATCCGCTTCCAAGATTTTGGGTCGCAAGCAGTCCGATCTAAGCCGCGCCTCCAAAGAGGGCTTGGCTCCTTCAAACTCCGTCTCAAAGCCCTCTTGGTTCCGCAAGTCTCTCATCGGCCGCAGCGACATTCCCGAAACCGTGGTTGTTGCCCCCGTCCAGCCGTCGCCTGTGCAAACCTCCAGCACTGTCGATACTGCCAATGCTAAGCAGGTTACCAAGTCCAAGCGGACCACCTGGGCGAACGGTCTCTCCAGCGCCGCGCCAATGCCAATTCTGCCTTCCATCAAGCCGATTTCGCCCTTGTCCGACGCCGTGACGGCGCGTGCCAACAGCAACACTGAGAGCCAagacaagagcaagaagctTGGCCGACAGCTCTCCGTGAACTCGAGCACCAACAACTACACCGAGCTGCATCGCGCTCAGGCCGAACGCGCTCTAAACGGACAGACGGGCCTTGCCTCGCCCCCTAGCGCTCACAaggagagcttcttctcgcaCCTTCGGAAGCGAGCAAGACGCTTCTCTGGCCGCCACCAGACTCCTGTTTCGCCAGCATACGACGACATGGAAGCGCAAGTGGGATGCAGCCCTTGGAACAGCAATAGATCATCTATGCTTGTTGACCAGCAAGTGAGCGTCGTCCCAAAGGCCGAAGGAGGATATGAGTCCTTGGATAAAGCCCTACACGATGTCCAGGGCGCTGAGCCCCGAGCTCCCGTTCCCCCCTCACATCAGCTTGCGGCAGCCGGAAAGCTTAAGCGCCACCATTCGCTGCCGTATCAACAGCCCAGATCTGTCGACAACCTGATTGGCGCTGCCCGGAATGGTCCCATCTCGAGCCGTACTCGACGTGCCCAAGCGGTTCACGATGTTCAGCAGTACGAGACGCCAGCCGAGGAAGACGAACTCCTCGATGAGGCTCTTACAGCGACTCAGCGAGCAATGAAGCGCTTAGAAAACAACACGAAGCCGCTGCGGCAGTCTGCGAGCAACCTGGGCCTGTCCAGCTCTCAGCCATATCCTagtccatcgccatctgccAACAGCAACCAACTGCTCTACGCAGACGGCGCTGAGGCCATGGCACCGAAACCTCTTGATCTCAGCAAGAAAACCTCAAACCAGTACAAGTGGCCCACTCCCCCATACGAGGGTGGTGAGTGGAGTGCTACGGCTTCCGCAAGCATTTGGGCTGCTGGAAACCGCATCTAA
- a CDS encoding uncharacterized protein (EggNog:ENOG41) → MASKKANSKFNLATQPSIPVKYRCKVGGEWKPLDAFSKNQQRFIQFQIDRRHPIDAANSGMTCKEHTSGQRTEMTCELCGLVKPLSEFSGNSKRHESAHCKRCTAWMETQEPEVVPAPLETGHISVEEERGEMWPASFVDDTDFFSDDLLPQAPVTGLSSLGLGDIDPSLLDISSILSSRLAHSASGAVAKPGPKYISPHLKVKMAKSETTFISPVEKPKDADTSSQASLRKQLPPHLRGIMMQQSTPSQHANASDYAPSESDFNPSSISTATTAREMKDASKPRRVSFNAWDPTGVPHRNVKSLTASSIVDSSSKAPSDAGEGQTSSANFGVSGRNNWVKSKDMRMTQTELRQAGTSHHLAARQVGPVKHRPEQHNFDDFCEPDDDDDD, encoded by the exons ATGGCGAGCAAGAAAGCAAACTCCAAGTTCAACTT GGCGACGCAACCAAGCATCCCAGTCAA ATATCGATGCAAGGTTGGCGGAGAGTGGAAGCCTCTTGATGCATTTTCCAAGAACCAACAGAGGTTCATTCAGTTCCAGATAGACCGTCGACATCCCATCGATGCAGCAAACTCGGGAATGACATGCAAAGAGCACACGTCTGGCCAACGCACGGAGATGACTTGTGAGTTGTGCGGACTCGTCAAGCCCTTGAGTGAGTTCAGTGGCAATAGCAAGAGGCATGAGAGTGCT CATTGTAAAAGATGCACAGCATGGATGGAGACCCAGGAGCCAGAAGTTGTACCTGCACCGCTCGAGACAGGCCACATCTCTGTCGAGGAGGAGCGTGGAGAAATGTGGCCAGCTTCTTTCGTTGACGACACCGATTTCTTTTCCGACGATCTCTTGCCCCAG GCTCCAGTCACTGGTCTATCGTCTCTTGGCTTGGGAGACATTgatccttctcttcttgatATCTCCTCCATCCTCAGTAGCCGTCTGGCTCATTCTGCCTCTGGAGCGGTTGCTAAACCAGGACCAAAATACATCTCGCCCCACTTGAAAGTCAAGATGGCCAAATCAGAGACCACATTCATATCTCCAGTCGAGAAACCAAAAGATGCAGACACGAGCAGCCAGGCTTCGCTCCGGAAGCAGCTGCCCCCGCATCTTCGTGGCATCATGATGCAGCAATCGACGCCTTCTCAGCATGCTAATGCTTCTGACTACGCACCCAGCGAAAGCGACTTCAACCCAAGCAGCATTTCCACGGCTACGACAGCgagagagatgaaggatGCCAGCAAACCACGTCGTGTATCTTTCAACGCTTGGGATCCGACAGGAGTGCCGCACCGAAACGTAAAGTCACTCACAGCAAGCTCTATTGTAGACAGCTCGAGCAAAGCCCCTAGCGACGCGGGAGAAGGACAAACCTCCTCGGCGAATTTTGGAGTCTCCGGTAGAAACAACTGGGTGAAATCTAAGGAT ATGCGAATGACCCAAACGGAACTACGCCAAGCTGGAACGAGCCACCACCTCGCAGCGCGACAAGTTGGTCCGGTGAAGCATCGCCCGGAGCAGCATAACTTTGACGACTTTTGTGAGccagatgacgacgacgacgactag
- a CDS encoding uncharacterized protein (EggNog:ENOG41) encodes MTQTQKRCWNCRQQKIACDKTQPHCNNCVKKGRQCLGYGLKLSWPRKGDERRAALLHKKHFIIPVRSKEAVFVHATSEDVRALQENEALARYEMPALRERWCVRQPNANMAKLDPFLATNAWSPVARIVSASKRNDELYGLLVRMAFQDDSLPSLASRYAISALSYQHLAMEGAAVMHQMAAIRALQTAIETASPAECMQLMAASMLLNIYETLNFDTSDLNWAIFFCGTKRLANLVTKQHDTYFGDEAMIIDWIFYHDAMYKFSIRHWRKKNHDQILLAGQKKVLSKAVFSPERQTIVPILGCSLELLDIVCQVVDNVYEPGHPDYLSESHLKTVRSLEIRLKYLEQRQAAVLPSDGKEETQETQTAELFRLAAIIYLLRMAKGEPETSKCLAYAMDQAFEILNQIEYCDRPWPLFIIGLESRTEEHRARVLKVLEKSVKRRPLGSMALVNRMVPDAWTQQDLREVPMEPFTLYEMVIRRNRVTPCFT; translated from the exons ATGACTCAAACGCAGAAGCGCTGCTGGAATTGTCGTC AACAGAAGATTGCTTGTGACAAGACTCAACCGCACTGCAACAATTGTGTGAAGAAGGGTCGACAATGTCTGGGCTACGGACTGAAGCTGTCGTGGCCGCGGAAGGGCGATGAGCGACGCGCTGCATTGCTGCATAAGAAGCACTTTATCATTCCTGTGCGGTCCAAGGAGGCGGTTTTTGTTCATGCGACGTCTGAGGATGTGAGGGCGTTGCAGGAAAACG AAGCACTGGCTCGGTATGAAATGCCTGCGTTGCGCGAGCGTTGGTGTGTAAGACAGCCAAATGCCAACATGGCCAAGCTGGATCCCTTCCTTGCTACAAATG CCTGGAGTCCCGTTGCTCGCATCGTGTCGGCTAGCAAACGCAACGACGAGCTCTACGGCTTATTGGTCAGGATGGCGTTTCAAGACGACAGCCTGCCGTCGCTGGCTTCGAGATATGCCATCAGCGCTCTGTCGTACCAGCATTTGGCCATGGAGGGGGCGGCCGTGATGCATCAGATGGCGGCAATACGCGCTCTTCAGACGGCCATTGAGACGGCGTCGCCGGCGGAGTGCATGCAGCTGATGGCGGCGAGCATGCTGCTGAACATATATGAG ACGTTGAACTTTGATACCTCGGATCTCAACTGGGCCATATTCTTCTGCGGCACAAAGAGGCTCGCAAACTTGGTCACCAAGCAGCATGACACCTACTTTGGAGACGAGGCAATGATTATCGACTGGATCTTTTATCACGACGCCATGTACAAGTTTAGCATCCGGCACTGGCGGAAGAAGAACCATGATCAGATTCTCCTGGCGGGGCAGAAGAAGGTTCTTTCCAAGGCGGTGTTTTCGCCCGAGAGACAGACT ATTGTGCCGATCCTTGGCTGCTCCTTGGAACTGTTAGACATTGTATGCCAAGTGGTCGATAATGTTTACGAACCTGGGCACCCAGATTATCTATCTGAGTCGCACCTCAAGACGGTACGGTCCTTGGAAATTCGCCTAAAGTATCTCGAGCAGCGACAGGCCGCCGTATTACCAAGCGATGGCAAGGAAGAAACGCAGGAAACCCAGACCGCCGAGCTGTTCCGCCTCGCTGCCATCATCTATCTCCTACGCATGGCCAAAGGCGAGCCTGAAACGTCAAAATGCCTCGCCTACGCCATGGACCAGGCATTCGAGATTCTTAACCAGATTGAGTACTGCGACCGGCCCTGGCCCCTGTTCATCATTGGGCTTGAGTCTCGGACAGAGGAGCACCGCGCCCGTGTGCTGAAAGTGTTGGAGAAGTCTGTGAAGCGTCGGCCTCTGGGATCCATGGCCCTTGTGAATAGGATGGTGCCAGATGCGTGGACACAACAAGATCTTCGAGAGGTGCCGATGGAGCCGTTTACGCTTTACGAGATGGTTATTCGGCGGAACCGAGTAACGCCGTGCTTCACATGA
- a CDS encoding uncharacterized protein (EggNog:ENOG41~TransMembrane:13 (i58-77o97-117i129-147o153-174i186-205o217-236i257-277o289-311i331-354o366-387i394-415o421-446i537-555o)) codes for MTDEKETAITAPSSSTFNMGLETPSSEKETAVATSSSDEESAPQPSSSSKPVRSITGLRWLLVCFALYVGTFIYGLDTTIAADVQGAVVEKFGHVEQLAWIGAGFPVGSVVVITLWGKLYGTFNMKWNFAAAMVLFQAGSALCGAAPTMTALIVGRVVAGAGGAGIFMGTLQYFTALSLPKERGTYLSGTAFWWGIGAVLGPLVGGGFTQSSATWRWAFYINLVLGGVFAPVYVFGLPDVHPVVGKTVMERIKTFDYVGLVLGAAAWVTYTMGFTMAGGQWPWNDGRTIATLVVFGVLTALYLSQQTFCWFTTPENRSLPVHLFRSRTQILLALSTLSCIASLFVLTYFIPIYFQFVHGDSAVDAAVRLLPFVIVTVSFNLASGHFLSRIQYYMPMYVISGVIVSLGSALLTAYLDPSTPTSYIYGFTVLTGAGTGLTIQIGFAVASLKCDPKDQGNALSIQNIFQVGGQAVWLVIAGQVFQSTAIRNLTQVLAGTNFTEADIRAAIAGAQSVIFEEITGDLRAQAILAITKAMQRTFILVCAGGGGMIVTGLFMKREKLFGEIIVTGA; via the coding sequence ATGACagacgaaaaagaaaccgccatcaccgccccctcctcctccaccttcAACATGGGCCTCGAAACACCCTCGTCCGAAAAAGAAACCGCCGTcgccacctcctcctccgacgAGGAATCCGCCCCTCAGCCGTCGTCCTCCTCCAAGCCCGTCCGCTCCATCACCGGCCTGCGCTGGCTCCTCGTCTGCTTCGCCCTCTACGTCGGCACCTTCATCTACGGCCTGGACACGACCATCGCCGCCGACGTGCAGGGCGCCGTCGTCGAAAAGTTCGGCCACGTCGAGCAGCTCGCCTGGATCGGCGCCGGGTTTCCCGTGGGctccgtcgtcgtcatcacgCTCTGGGGCAAGCTGTACGGCACCTTCAACATGAAGTGGAActttgccgccgccatggtgcTCTTCCAGGCCGGATCCGCGCTGTGCGGCGCCGCGCCCACCATGACGGCGCTGATCGTCGGCCGCGTGGTTGCCGGCGCGGGCGGCGCGGGCATCTTCATGGGCACGCTGCAGTACTTCACCGCGTTGTCGCTGCCCAAGGAGCGCGGCACGTATCTCTCCGGCACGGCCTTCTGGTGGGGGATCGGCGCCGTGCTGGGCCCGCTcgtcggcggcggcttcACCCAGTCGAGCGCGACCTGGCGCTGGGCCTTCTACATCAACCTCGTGCTGGGCGGCGTCTTTGCCCCCGTCTACGTCTTCGGCCTGCCGGACGTGCACCCCGTCGTGGGCAAGACCGTCATGGAGCGCATCAAGACGTTCGACTACGTCGGCCTGGTGCTCGGCGCGGCGGCGTGGGTGACTTACACCATGGGCTTCACCATGGCCGGTGGCCAGTGGCCCTGGAACGACGGCCGCACCATTGCCAcgctcgtcgtcttcggcgTGCTCACGGCGCTGTACCTCTCGCAGCAGACCTTCTGCTGGTTCACGACGCCGGAGAACCGCTCGCTGCCGGTGCACCTGTTCCGCTCGCGCACGCAGATCCTGCTGGCCCTCTCGACGCTGTCGTGCATCGCCTCGCTCTTCGTCCTCACCTACTTCATCCCCATCTACTTCCAGTTCGTCCACGGCGACTCGGCCGTCGACGCCGCCGTGCGCCTGCTGCCCTTTGTCATCGTCACCGTCAGCTTCAACCTCGCGTCCGGCCACTTCCTCTCGCGCATCCAGTACTACATGCCCATGTACGTCATCTCCGGCGTCATCGTCTCGCTCGGCTCGGCGCTGCTCACGGCCTACCTCGACCCCTCGACGCCCACGAGCTACATCTACGGCTTCACCGTCCTCACCGGCGCGGGAACCGGCCTGACCATCCAGATTGGCTTTGCTGTCGCCTCTCTCAAGTGCGACCCCAAGGACCAGGGCAACGCCCTTTCCATCCAGAACATCTTCCAGGTCGGTGGCCAGGCCGTCTGGCTCGTCATTGCCGGCCAGGTCTTCCAGTCCACCGCCATCAGGAACCTGACGCAAGTGCTCGCCGGCACAAACTTCACCGAAGCGGACATCCGGGCTGCCATTGCCGGAGCCCAGAGCGTCATCTTCGAGGAGATTACCGGCGACCTCAGAGCCCAGGCCATCTTGGCAATCACAAAGGCCATGCAGCGGACTTTTATCCTGGTCTGcgccggtggtggtggcatgaTTGTCACTGGGCTTTTCATGAAGCGTGAGAAGCTGTTTGGCGAGATTATCGTGACTGGTGCCTaa